One Calditrichia bacterium DNA window includes the following coding sequences:
- a CDS encoding TAXI family TRAP transporter solute-binding subunit gives MQFSIRNFRKYTAIGVVLLVGAGLFLACGGGGDAEQQSAKPADRQFLSLGTAPPGGAFFVVGGAIAQTVNDNAGESGWQISAEATKGTQENIRRLDRGELDFAMANAAISYFAVRGEGDWEKAYTVRSVMTLAPNIALFIAPKSNNINSIADLRGKRVVVGPAGAGFEYFIRPILAAHGLTYDDFTPLNNTQAGAVDMLADGSAAAAFLGGAVPTASITQACATQDIVFIPFDAAAREKLIADYPFFNAANIPAETYRGQVDEYQGLNVGSMHLVTSANVAEETVYQFTKILYEQREAVVKQHPAGRAINPKNVIRDTGTPFHPGAIRYFKEIGIWPEASE, from the coding sequence ATGCAATTTTCGATCAGAAATTTCAGAAAATACACGGCAATCGGCGTTGTTTTGCTGGTTGGTGCGGGATTGTTTTTGGCGTGCGGCGGTGGCGGCGATGCCGAACAACAATCCGCCAAACCTGCCGACCGGCAATTTTTGAGCTTGGGAACGGCACCGCCCGGCGGGGCATTTTTTGTGGTTGGCGGCGCGATTGCCCAAACCGTAAACGATAACGCCGGCGAATCAGGCTGGCAAATTTCCGCGGAAGCGACCAAAGGCACGCAGGAAAATATCCGGCGGCTGGACCGCGGCGAACTCGATTTTGCGATGGCCAACGCAGCGATTTCCTATTTCGCAGTGCGCGGCGAAGGCGATTGGGAGAAAGCCTACACCGTCCGTTCGGTGATGACGCTGGCGCCGAATATCGCGCTGTTTATCGCACCGAAGTCCAATAATATCAATTCGATAGCAGATTTGCGCGGAAAGCGGGTAGTGGTCGGTCCCGCCGGTGCGGGATTCGAATATTTTATCCGCCCGATTTTAGCGGCGCACGGATTGACATATGACGATTTCACGCCGTTGAACAACACGCAGGCCGGCGCAGTGGACATGCTCGCCGATGGTTCCGCGGCTGCCGCATTTTTGGGCGGCGCGGTGCCAACAGCATCGATCACGCAGGCATGCGCAACGCAGGATATCGTCTTCATTCCGTTTGACGCGGCGGCACGGGAAAAGCTGATCGCGGATTACCCCTTTTTCAACGCGGCAAATATTCCGGCAGAAACCTATCGCGGACAAGTTGATGAATATCAAGGGCTTAACGTGGGTTCTATGCATTTGGTTACATCGGCAAATGTGGCGGAAGAAACGGTGTATCAATTCACCAAAATTTTATACGAACAGCGGGAAGCGGTAGTAAAGCAGCATCCGGCGGGACGGGCGATCAACCCCAAAAACGTGATTCGCGATACCGGCACGCCGTTCCATCCCGGTGCGATCCGCTATTTTAAGGAAATCGGCATTTGGCCGGAAGCGAGCGAATAA
- a CDS encoding VOC family protein — MKIDLITILTNDAPKLSKFYRDVLGFSVAQNTGKYVELANESVRFAICERPIMTQATGHKSYREKPAGQSFELAFVLDSPAAVDAKYDEIIANGATPVKAPATMPWGMHTAFFADPDGNIHELFCHPQAEK; from the coding sequence ATGAAAATCGACTTGATCACCATTTTGACGAATGACGCGCCAAAACTCAGCAAATTTTACCGTGATGTGCTCGGTTTTTCCGTGGCGCAAAATACCGGAAAATATGTGGAATTGGCCAACGAATCCGTGCGATTTGCCATTTGCGAACGCCCGATAATGACGCAGGCAACCGGACACAAATCCTATCGCGAAAAGCCCGCCGGACAGTCGTTTGAGTTGGCATTTGTGCTGGATTCCCCGGCGGCGGTGGACGCCAAATATGATGAAATTATCGCCAACGGCGCAACGCCGGTAAAAGCGCCAGCAACCATGCCGTGGGGCATGCACACCGCGTTTTTCGCCGATCCGGACGGGAATATTCACGAGCTGTTTTGTCATCCGCAGGCGGAAAAATAA
- a CDS encoding transporter substrate-binding domain-containing protein → MQLKYVLAIWGLLFCIAATANVPQKKWIVGTKEAAPFSMKQPDGSWRGISIDLWEQIAKNEGYTFEYREMSLEEMLQGLENNQIDLAVAALTITPDREKAFDFSHAFYNTGLSVAVRTTGGNTYWQLFLGLFSKDFLQVVAALALLLFAVGALVWLVERRRNPEQFGGTAMHGLGAGFWWSAVTMTTVGYGDKAPVTFWGRILGLIWMFMAIIIISSFTAGIASALTVNQLQSNINSADDLRHVKVATVRGSTSENYLVRDNIGHRSFDTIGSALQAVADGTVDAAVYDAPILRYLAQSEYQGSLNVLPFTFSRQDYGIGLPDSSDLREPLNRALLSEIRREEWENVLKRYLGE, encoded by the coding sequence ATGCAGTTAAAATATGTTTTGGCGATTTGGGGACTGTTATTTTGTATCGCGGCGACCGCGAATGTACCGCAGAAAAAATGGATTGTCGGCACAAAGGAAGCAGCGCCGTTTTCCATGAAACAGCCGGACGGCAGTTGGCGCGGCATCAGCATCGACCTGTGGGAACAGATCGCCAAAAACGAAGGCTACACCTTTGAATATCGCGAAATGAGCCTCGAAGAAATGCTGCAGGGGCTGGAAAACAACCAGATTGACCTCGCCGTTGCGGCACTGACCATCACACCGGATCGCGAAAAAGCGTTCGATTTCAGCCACGCGTTTTACAACACCGGGCTGAGCGTTGCGGTGCGCACAACCGGCGGAAACACCTACTGGCAGCTATTTTTGGGATTATTCTCCAAAGATTTTTTGCAAGTTGTTGCGGCGCTCGCGCTGTTGCTTTTTGCCGTAGGCGCGCTGGTTTGGCTGGTGGAACGCCGCCGCAATCCCGAACAATTTGGCGGCACGGCGATGCACGGGCTCGGCGCCGGTTTCTGGTGGTCGGCAGTCACGATGACCACCGTCGGCTATGGCGATAAAGCACCGGTCACCTTTTGGGGACGCATCCTCGGGCTGATCTGGATGTTTATGGCAATCATCATTATTTCGAGCTTTACGGCGGGTATCGCATCTGCGTTAACGGTGAACCAGTTGCAATCGAACATCAACAGTGCGGATGATTTGCGGCATGTGAAAGTCGCTACGGTGCGCGGCTCCACCAGCGAAAATTATCTGGTTCGCGATAACATCGGGCACCGCAGTTTTGACACGATCGGCAGTGCGCTGCAAGCCGTTGCCGACGGAACGGTGGACGCCGCCGTGTACGACGCGCCGATTCTGCGATACCTCGCCCAAAGCGAATATCAGGGATCGCTGAATGTGCTGCCGTTCACCTTCTCCCGGCAGGATTACGGCATCGGGCTACCGGATAGCAGCGACCTGCGCGAGCCGCTCAACCGGGCGTTGCTTTCGGAAATCCGTCGCGAAGAGTGGGAGAATGTGCTGAAGCGCTATCTCGGGGAATAA
- a CDS encoding protein kinase has translation MIGKKILHYNIVKKLGEGGMGVVYLAEDTRLDRQVAIKFLPGHIATDTEARQRFEIEAKAAASLNHPNIANDPRYRTCRRRCVYFVMEYIDGQADAKCMRLPDWNGCPDRTAGTDIAIQIAKGLQAAR, from the coding sequence ATGATTGGTAAAAAAATTCTCCATTACAACATTGTCAAAAAGCTCGGCGAGGGCGGGATGGGCGTGGTGTATCTTGCCGAAGACACCCGGCTCGATCGACAAGTTGCCATCAAATTTCTGCCCGGTCACATCGCTACGGATACAGAAGCTCGGCAGCGATTCGAAATTGAGGCAAAAGCGGCGGCATCGCTGAATCATCCGAATATCGCCAACGATCCACGCTATCGAACATGCAGAAGAAGATGTGTTTATTTTGTCATGGAATACATCGACGGGCAGGCCGACGCCAAATGCATGAGATTGCCGGACTGGAACGGCTGCCCGGATCGAACGGCTGGAACTGATATCGCCATCCAGATTGCCAAAGGGTTGCAGGCAGCACGATGA
- the upp gene encoding uracil phosphoribosyltransferase, producing MNHDFKNLTVVDHPLIADKLTRLRSVETPHHEFKMLLDAVSSLLFYEASRNLATQNQRIRTPLEQVEMPRLAGDVLLVPILRAGLAMVNGITPILPEVIVGMIGMYRDHDTLQPVDYYLKLPKNLDQKQVFLVDPMLATGGSASDALKKLREHGAKTITMIALIAAPEGVKRVTEAFPDVRIFAAALDRQLNEIGYILPGLGDAGDRYFGV from the coding sequence ATGAATCATGATTTCAAAAATTTGACAGTGGTGGATCACCCGCTGATCGCCGACAAACTCACCCGGCTCCGGTCGGTGGAAACACCGCATCACGAGTTCAAAATGCTGCTGGATGCCGTCAGCTCGCTGCTGTTTTACGAAGCCAGCCGCAATTTGGCGACCCAAAACCAGCGCATCCGCACACCGCTGGAGCAGGTGGAAATGCCGCGTTTGGCCGGCGATGTGCTGTTGGTGCCCATTTTGCGGGCAGGACTGGCGATGGTCAACGGCATCACGCCGATTTTGCCGGAGGTGATTGTCGGGATGATTGGCATGTATCGCGATCACGATACGCTGCAGCCGGTGGATTATTATTTAAAATTGCCAAAAAACCTGGATCAAAAGCAGGTGTTTCTGGTCGATCCGATGCTGGCGACGGGCGGCAGCGCATCCGATGCGCTGAAAAAGTTGCGGGAGCACGGCGCTAAAACCATCACAATGATTGCGCTGATTGCTGCGCCGGAGGGCGTAAAACGGGTGACGGAAGCTTTCCCGGATGTGCGGATTTTTGCCGCTGCGCTGGATCGCCAGTTGAATGAGATCGGTTACATTTTGCCCGGTCTCGGCGATGCGGGCGACCGTTATTTTGGCGTTTGA
- a CDS encoding 4a-hydroxytetrahydrobiopterin dehydratase yields MTSRTKINETDAKKMLGEIPGWKIVDGKLHREIQFPDFVAAFGFMTRAAILAEKQNHHPAWFNVYNKVVIDLDTHDAGGLTEFDFKLAKAMNQLLEK; encoded by the coding sequence ATGACCAGCAGGACAAAAATAAATGAGACAGATGCAAAAAAAATGTTGGGTGAAATTCCCGGTTGGAAAATTGTCGACGGCAAGCTGCACCGGGAAATCCAGTTCCCGGATTTTGTGGCGGCATTCGGATTCATGACTCGCGCAGCGATCCTCGCCGAAAAGCAAAATCACCACCCGGCATGGTTTAATGTTTACAATAAAGTGGTGATCGATCTGGATACGCACGACGCCGGCGGACTCACCGAATTCGATTTCAAACTGGCTAAAGCGATGAATCAGTTATTGGAGAAATAA
- a CDS encoding protein kinase, with amino-acid sequence MKKGLFIAISNPAISWSPLTGRCKLMDFGIAKVGTQQNSPRSASTLGTPAYMSPEQAQGEPVDQRSDLWSLGVVLYELLIGEMPFAGDFSAGGYLRDSQRNIREPVDQKRADVPRRLLQICPAQLKRNAPKNPENRYASASIAGRIATCGSAGG; translated from the coding sequence ATGAAAAAGGGATTGTTCATCGCGATATCAAATCCGGCAATATCATGGTCACCGCTGACCGGCAGGTGCAAATTGATGGATTTCGGCATCGCGAAAGTTGGCACGCAGCAAAACTCACCCAGGTCGGCATCGACACTGGGCACGCCCGCATATATGTCGCCGGAACAGGCGCAGGGCGAACCGGTGGATCAGCGCAGCGATTTGTGGTCGCTGGGCGTTGTGCTGTACGAACTACTTATCGGCGAAATGCCGTTTGCAGGCGATTTCAGCGCAGGCGGTTATTTACGCGATTCTCAACGAAACATTCGCGAGCCGGTCGATCAAAAACGGGCGGATGTGCCCCGGCGATTGCTGCAAATCTGTCCAGCGCAATTGAAAAGAAATGCTCCAAAAAATCCGGAAAACCGCTATGCCAGCGCATCGATTGCTGGGCGAATTGCAACGTGCGGATCGGCAGGTGGATAG
- a CDS encoding 1-acyl-sn-glycerol-3-phosphate acyltransferase yields MIRTLLFFIALGINTTIGGIGVMVIGLFQRHSKIALEWIMKPWAKALVWIAGIKLTVEGVENVDFRQSYIVLSNHQSHMDIPVLLAAMPNHFTFIAKKELFRIPIFAQAMRGFGILEIDRSNRNRAIATLKDAAQIAKSKNISILAFPEGTRSEDGQLKPFKKGPFMLALDARLPVLPVSISGTFPILPKGKLLIRGGQQVRVTIHPPVIVENASYESREQLMDETYQRVASGFMQYES; encoded by the coding sequence ATGATCCGGACACTGCTTTTTTTTATCGCGCTGGGTATTAACACAACGATAGGCGGAATTGGCGTAATGGTGATCGGATTGTTTCAGCGGCATTCCAAAATTGCGCTGGAATGGATTATGAAACCCTGGGCGAAAGCCCTGGTATGGATCGCCGGGATAAAGCTGACGGTAGAAGGCGTGGAAAATGTGGATTTCCGGCAATCGTATATCGTGCTGAGCAATCACCAAAGCCATATGGATATTCCCGTGCTGCTGGCGGCAATGCCCAATCATTTCACCTTTATCGCCAAAAAAGAGCTGTTCCGGATTCCCATTTTTGCCCAGGCAATGCGCGGATTCGGTATTCTGGAAATCGATCGCAGCAACCGCAACCGGGCGATTGCCACGCTAAAAGACGCGGCGCAAATTGCCAAATCCAAAAACATCTCCATTTTGGCATTCCCGGAAGGCACCCGCAGCGAGGACGGGCAGTTGAAGCCGTTCAAGAAAGGGCCGTTTATGCTGGCGCTGGATGCCCGTTTGCCGGTGTTGCCGGTGTCGATCAGCGGCACTTTTCCCATTTTGCCCAAAGGAAAATTGCTCATTCGCGGCGGGCAGCAGGTTCGGGTAACCATTCACCCGCCGGTAATTGTGGAAAATGCCAGTTACGAAAGCCGTGAACAATTAATGGACGAAACCTACCAGCGAGTAGCCTCGGGATTTATGCAATATGAATCATGA
- a CDS encoding serine/threonine protein kinase — translation MLGQSILHYNIIEKLGEGGMGVVYLAEDTRLGRNVAIKFLPDHIANDSESRERFVNEAKAAAALNHPNIAQIYAIENSEDAQFIVMEYVDGNELIEAIRESPLHPEVAIDYANQIANGLHAAHEKGIIHRDIKPTNIMITGDGQVKIMDFGLAKMADAALKTRQGTTLGTFAYMSPEQAQGMTVDYRTDIWSLGVVFYQMIAGKAPFEGDYEQVLIYAILNESPEKLAETRPEIPAEIDAIIEKALAKNPDERFATMAEMIAALNAIQSKPGKSAGETKLPKEDPQAEQIGPYKIRQQIGEGGMGEVYLAEQIAPVRRKVALKIIKLGMDSKQIVARFEAERQALAVMDHPNIAKVFEAGTTDKGRPYFVMEYVPGVPLNTYCDTERLSTNERLELFTAICGAVQHAHQKGVIHRDLKPSNILVSLQDGKPVPKIIDFGIAKAIHTPLTDSTLVTAIGEVVGTPAYMSPEQLENSQLDIDTRSDIYSLGVILFELLAGALPFDFSEYQKPGDSLQKMIRETDPPTPSKRLQTIGDVREKIARNRRTDAGSLHKKLAGDLDWITVKAMEKDRNRRYETANGLAMDIRRYLNDEPVFARPPSAGYRISKFVRRNRLAVIAAGVAVSGLLIGFIFATAGFVRATKAEQKASREAESARQVSNFLIDLFKISDPTEAVGDTISARQLLDRSAERIGAELKNEPVIQARLMHTMGKVYSEMGLFGRSKPLLDSALAKQRALLDTQNPELGATLHDLGYTYYQLGEFDSAQVLMEQSLQIFRENGNHEKVVQNLRQLGDVWEEKGDQEKQLNYHQESVEYAEQTIGKNNIQYAESVSKLSFALANQGKYEAAEPLVREALRIAKAQVGDDHWLTSRIKIDLAWWLLDLSRNDEAVQLFNEALETFKKIYGPDHPETAIAMSNLASTYTSLNRHEDAIELHKQAVTIFKKRYGNVHYDVATAMNNYGRSLVLKGDYDAAEKVLWEVVSIYETLYGKDTPRPAAAYTNLGRAALAKKDFRRAEEYLKKAVAMFTELVGDAHPVLSYPMFELAKLKTETGDVAAAEVVFRQVIALREAAFGEANEEVLQAQTAYAALLRQMNRPAAADSVVKRVAEMSIQN, via the coding sequence ATGCTGGGACAATCCATTCTCCATTACAACATCATCGAAAAGCTCGGCGAAGGCGGAATGGGCGTGGTGTATCTCGCTGAAGATACGCGGCTCGGGCGAAATGTTGCCATCAAATTTTTGCCGGATCATATTGCCAACGACAGCGAATCGCGGGAGCGGTTTGTCAACGAGGCAAAAGCAGCCGCTGCGCTCAATCACCCCAACATCGCCCAAATTTACGCCATCGAAAATAGCGAAGATGCACAATTTATTGTGATGGAATATGTTGACGGTAACGAACTCATTGAGGCGATTCGTGAATCGCCCCTACATCCAGAGGTTGCCATCGACTACGCAAACCAAATTGCGAACGGGTTGCATGCAGCACATGAAAAAGGCATTATTCATCGCGATATCAAACCGACGAACATCATGATTACCGGTGACGGGCAGGTGAAAATCATGGATTTCGGGCTGGCGAAAATGGCCGATGCCGCGCTGAAAACCCGCCAGGGCACAACACTCGGCACTTTCGCATACATGAGCCCGGAGCAGGCGCAGGGCATGACGGTCGATTATCGCACCGACATCTGGTCGCTGGGCGTGGTGTTTTATCAAATGATTGCCGGAAAAGCACCGTTCGAGGGCGATTACGAACAGGTGCTGATTTACGCCATCCTCAACGAATCGCCGGAAAAACTCGCGGAAACGCGACCGGAAATTCCCGCCGAAATCGATGCGATTATCGAAAAAGCGCTCGCCAAAAATCCCGATGAACGCTTTGCGACGATGGCGGAAATGATCGCCGCGCTGAATGCGATTCAATCAAAACCAGGTAAAAGCGCAGGCGAAACAAAATTGCCCAAAGAAGATCCGCAGGCAGAGCAAATCGGGCCGTATAAAATTCGTCAGCAGATCGGCGAGGGCGGCATGGGCGAAGTGTATCTCGCGGAGCAAATCGCCCCGGTGCGCCGAAAAGTAGCGCTCAAAATCATCAAATTGGGGATGGACAGCAAACAAATTGTGGCGCGATTCGAAGCGGAACGGCAGGCGCTGGCAGTGATGGATCATCCGAACATCGCCAAAGTTTTTGAAGCCGGAACCACCGACAAAGGTCGCCCATATTTTGTGATGGAATACGTTCCCGGCGTGCCGTTGAACACCTATTGCGATACGGAACGGCTTTCCACCAACGAACGGCTGGAGTTGTTCACCGCCATCTGCGGTGCCGTGCAGCATGCTCACCAAAAGGGCGTTATTCACCGCGATTTGAAGCCGTCGAACATCCTCGTTTCGCTGCAGGACGGCAAACCGGTGCCCAAAATTATCGATTTCGGCATCGCGAAAGCAATCCACACGCCGCTCACCGACAGCACGTTGGTGACTGCCATCGGCGAGGTGGTGGGCACGCCCGCATACATGAGCCCGGAGCAACTGGAAAATTCCCAACTGGATATTGACACGCGATCGGATATTTATTCGCTCGGCGTGATACTGTTTGAATTGCTCGCCGGCGCGTTGCCCTTCGATTTCAGCGAATACCAAAAACCGGGCGATTCGCTGCAAAAAATGATTCGCGAAACCGATCCGCCAACGCCCAGCAAACGGCTGCAAACCATCGGCGATGTGCGGGAAAAAATCGCCAGAAATCGCCGCACGGATGCCGGATCGCTGCACAAAAAGCTCGCGGGCGATCTCGACTGGATCACCGTGAAAGCGATGGAAAAAGATCGCAATCGCCGCTACGAGACCGCTAACGGTTTGGCGATGGACATCCGGCGATATTTGAATGACGAACCGGTTTTTGCGCGACCGCCGAGCGCAGGCTACCGTATTTCAAAATTTGTGCGGCGCAACCGATTGGCGGTGATCGCTGCCGGCGTTGCCGTTTCAGGATTGCTGATCGGGTTCATTTTCGCAACAGCCGGATTTGTCCGCGCCACCAAAGCGGAGCAGAAAGCCTCCCGCGAAGCTGAATCTGCCCGGCAAGTCTCCAATTTTTTGATCGATCTGTTCAAAATTTCCGATCCCACCGAAGCCGTTGGCGACACGATTTCTGCGCGGCAATTGCTCGACCGCAGCGCCGAGCGCATCGGCGCAGAGCTCAAAAATGAGCCGGTAATTCAGGCGCGACTAATGCACACGATGGGCAAAGTATATTCGGAAATGGGGCTGTTCGGGCGATCCAAACCGCTGCTGGATTCCGCGCTGGCCAAACAGCGGGCGCTGCTCGACACCCAAAATCCGGAACTCGGCGCGACGCTGCACGATCTCGGTTACACTTATTATCAGCTTGGCGAATTTGACAGTGCGCAGGTGCTGATGGAACAATCGCTGCAAATTTTCCGCGAAAACGGCAATCACGAAAAAGTGGTGCAAAATCTCCGGCAGCTCGGCGATGTCTGGGAGGAAAAAGGCGACCAGGAAAAGCAGCTCAACTATCATCAGGAATCTGTTGAATATGCTGAACAAACCATCGGTAAAAATAATATTCAGTACGCGGAATCGGTGTCGAAACTCTCGTTTGCGCTGGCAAATCAGGGCAAATACGAGGCAGCGGAGCCGCTGGTTCGGGAAGCGTTGCGCATCGCCAAAGCGCAGGTCGGCGACGATCACTGGCTGACCAGCCGCATCAAAATTGATCTCGCGTGGTGGCTGCTGGATTTGAGCCGCAACGACGAAGCCGTCCAATTGTTCAACGAGGCGCTGGAAACATTCAAAAAAATATACGGGCCGGATCATCCGGAAACGGCCATCGCGATGAGCAATCTGGCGTCCACTTACACATCGCTCAATCGCCACGAAGATGCCATTGAACTGCACAAACAGGCAGTAACCATTTTCAAAAAACGCTACGGCAATGTGCATTACGACGTGGCAACGGCGATGAACAATTACGGACGTTCGCTGGTGCTCAAAGGCGATTACGACGCTGCGGAAAAAGTGTTGTGGGAAGTGGTGTCCATTTACGAAACGCTATATGGCAAAGACACGCCGCGACCGGCGGCAGCATACACCAATCTCGGTCGCGCTGCACTCGCAAAAAAGGATTTCCGGCGGGCTGAGGAATACCTCAAAAAAGCGGTGGCGATGTTTACCGAACTGGTTGGCGATGCGCATCCGGTGCTCAGCTATCCCATGTTTGAACTGGCGAAGCTGAAAACCGAAACCGGCGATGTTGCGGCAGCGGAAGTGGTTTTCCGGCAGGTAATCGCGCTTCGCGAAGCGGCATTTGGCGAAGCCAACGAAGAAGTGCTGCAAGCCCAAACCGCTTATGCCGCGTTACTGCGGCAGATGAATCGCCCGGCAGCAGCAGATTCGGTAGTAAAACGGGTAGCAGAGATGTCGATTCAAAATTGA